The window GCCCGGGAGTACCACGACCAGACGCTGCCCGGGGACAACTACAAAGAGGCGCGCTTCTGCTCGATGTGCGGCGTCGACTTCTGCTCGATGCGGATCGATCGGGACGTTCGAGAATCGCGCCGCGATTCCCGAAGCAGTCAGTCGCCGGAGGGGTCTGACCAGCCGCGGGACGCCGAGGCGGGCGAGATGGAGTCCATCGACGACGCGACCGACCTCACGGAGAGCCCGGCCGCTCAGGTCAACCGCCCGCCCGTCGGCGTTCACGAGGGCGACAGCGAGCGGTCAGTTCCGTCCGACGACGACTGACTGGCTTCGTCGTCTGGCGGATCCTTCCCGAATAATAACCGTGTTAATAATATAAATACAGAAAGAATATATTGGATAGTAACGTACGACGGAGTGATGTCCAAGAAGGCCGTTCTCCTGGTCGCCCTGGTCGCGCTCGCGCTGGCGTACGTCGTCCGCGAGTAAGCGTCCGCAGGCATCGCTCGCCAACCACCTTTTCCGAACCCTTACTCGGCTGGAGGCGTACGTCGAGGTATGTACGGCGTCGTCACGCGCAACGAGGAGGAGCTGGCGTGGTCGGAGTTCGACAGGGGGTTCTACGAGGTCAAGGACGTGACCGGACGGGCGTCCGAGCCCGTCCCGGACGCCGTCAACATGGTCTCCTGCTTCGCCGACAACGCGGTCGAAGGCGAGGACGACATGGTCCCGGTCGACGACGAGGGACTGCAGGCGACCCGCGACCGCGAGTACTTCGACTGGACGTACGTCTGCCCGACCCACGACCGCTACCGCGAGGGGCTGCTGGAGGTCATCGAGGACGCCGCCGCGGCCAGCGGCGACGTGCGCCTCGACGACGTGGGCTTCCCCCGCGACGAGTACTGCCACTGCGAGCGTTGCGAGCGTCGCTTCGCCGAGAGCGACCACGAGGACTGGAACGAGTGGCGCGACGCCGTCATGACCGAGTTCGTCGCGGACGCCCGCGAGCGCGTCCCCGGCGACCTCTACCTGACCCTCTACCCGGATCCCTACCCCGGCCACCTCTCCCGGCGCTCCGGCCTGGACGTGGAGGCCATCGAAGAGTACGTCGACGAGTTCGTCGTCCCGCTGTACGACATGGCCTACACGACGACCTACTGGGTGGAGGTGCTTGCCAGCGGCTTCGCGGACCTGCTGTCGACGCCGTTCAGCGTCGAACTGTACGCGGTGGACGTCGACGTCGACGACCTGATCGACGTCGCCGAGGTGGCCGCGGAGTACGGCGAGTCCGTCCTGTTCGGCTACGACGCCAGCAACGCCCGCGCCGCGTTGCGCCGGATGACCGCCGACGCGCGCGACGGGAAGCAGTTCGGGCCCGAGTGAGGACGCCGGGTCGACGAGGAGGCGTCCGCTCCGGCGCGGTATCGACGGAACTAACTCCCGCTCCGTGTACGTCGTCGCTACATGCCCTCCACCAGACGCGCGTTTCTCGCCGCCGGGGCGGCGCTGGCCGGGGTGGTCGGCAGCGCGGCGGCGGGCGGTGCTTCAGGCGACGGTCGCCGGGCGTCGGCGGCACAGTCCCCGTCGTCTCGGGGAACTGCGCCGTTCGGCCTCGATCCGGCCGGCACGCGGTCGGATCCCGACGCCTCGGGGCCACGCAGCGGGGTCGAGGTCGCGTGGACCTACGACGCGCCCGACTGGTTCCTCGGAACGGCGCGGCCGGTGCTTGCCGGCGGCGTCCTCTACGCCGTCGGGAACGGGCTGCTCGCTCTCGGCCGAGAGACCGGCGAGCGGCGATTCGGGACTCCTGGTCCCTACCGCTCGGGTCCGGCGCTCACGGGTGCCGAGGCCTACCGGACCGCCACGCTCGCCGTGACCGCCGGCCGCGGCGTCTACGGCCTCGACGCGGGCGGCGGAATCGGGCTCCCGTTCGTCGGCGACGCGGTCGCTGCCGAGCGGTGGGCTGACGCCCGCCCGACAGGCGGGGGCGAACTGGACTTCTCGTTCGGTCCCGAGGGCGACCCGTCGCCACCCGTCGCCGCCGACGGAACGGTGTACGCCCCGATCCCGGGCACGAACGCGCTGGCAGCGCTGGACGCGAGCGACGGCCGCGAGCGGTGGCGCGTGGTCCACCACGAGGACGAGCGCGTGTCCGGTCCGTTCAACCGACCGGCCATCCGCGACGGTACGGTGTACGGAACCGCCTGGCCGCACCAGGTGTTCGCGGTCCGCGCCGACGACGGCGAGGTCGAGTGGCACCGCGAGGTAGACGAACAGATGGTCATGCCGCCCGCCGCGACCGAAGCCGGCGTCGTCGTCCAGACGCGCGAGGGCGTCAGTCTGCTCGACGCCGAGGACGGAGAACCGATCTGGGACCGGACCCTCGAGGCGAACGTGACTGGCAGCGCCCCGGCTGTGGCCGACGGCATCGTCTTCGCGGCCAGCGAAATCGAGTCGCTGTACGCGCTGGACCTGGAGACGGGCGAGACGCTGTGGTCGGTGCCGTTCGACGGCGAGTCGTCGCCGGTGGTCGCCGACGGCGTGGTGTACGCGGTCCGGTCGTCGTTCGAACTGGTCGCCCTGGACGCCGCGACCGGCGAGCGCCTGTTCGACTACCGTCCCACCGAAGTACCGCTCTCGGCGCCGACCGTCGCCGACGGGCGGCTGTACGCGGCAAACAGGACGCGGGTGCTCGCGCTGACCGAACCATGACCGGAGAGCACCACGGCAGTCGGCGAGCCGATCGGACGGAGTCGGCGTCGACGCCCAGCCCCCGGATCTCTTTGGGTCGCGTCGTCAGGGCCGCGGGACGCCACGTCCGCCGCGACCCCGCGCTCGCGCTCCCGTTCGCCGCGGTCGGTGCCATCGCGGCGATCGCCGACCGCCTCCGTTTGCTGGACCCGATCCCGGCGACGACGCTGGGGCCGTTCAGCGGGACCGTGAGCGTCCGCTACGCGATCGTTCCGCGCGGGGTCGCCCGGACGGGGCGGCACCTCGGTGCGGTCCCGAGCCTCGAACTGCCGTACCTCGCGTGGACGGTCGGGCTCGAAGCGCTGCTCGTCGTCGCCGTCGGCGTCGCCGGATACGTGACCATCGCCCGTACCCTCGGAGTCCCCGTTCGGGACCGACCGCGGTCCCTGGCACGGTACCTCGCCTTCGCGTCCGGGCTGACGGTCTCCCTGCAGGCGCTCGGGCTGGTCGTCTCAGATCCCGCCGGCGTGCTCGTCAGTCTCGTCGCGCTGCTGATCGTCCTGCAACTGGACGTCAGGCTCGCACTCGCGCCCGCGTATCTGGTCGCCGGTCGCGGGATTGCGTCGGCGGTCCGGGCCAGCGTGGCGGCCTCTCGGGGGACCGGGTGGACGCTCGCCGGCCTCGTCATCGCCGTCGGGCTCGCAGCCTGGGCACTCGCGCACGTACCGGTGGTCGGGTCGCTGCTGAGTACCGCCGTCGTCGCGACGATCCAGTCGGTCGCGCTCGGCGTCGTCGTCCGGTGGCGAGCCGAAACGAGCGGCGGGACGCCGATCAGACCAGCGGCGTCACGGCGGTCCTGATCAGCACGACGACGACCAGCTGGCGCCGCCCTCCTCGAGAGTCACGGCGATTTCCTGGCCGGTGTCACCGCAGGAACCGACGTTCGTCCACTCGTGGATCCAGCGGCTGCCGTTGCGGCGCTCGGCCATGGTGAACGTCACGTGGCCGCGGGGCCAGTCCTCGAACGTGGCGTTGCTCGACTCACCCGGCCCGACGCGAACGGACTCGCTGGGGACGCCCTCGTCGGCGAGCGTCACGTTCCGGTGTCCGTCGGGCCAGTACAGCTGGCCGAGCGTCGCCAGCCGCCGCTCGCCGTCGCGCGTGGTGATCTCGAAGTTCGTGGCCATCGCGCGCTGCCTGTCCTCGGCCGCGTAGACCGTGACGCGATAGGCGTCGTCGTCCTCGTTCTCGACGGCCAGCGTCGGCTTCCCGCCGGCCACTGCCGGGAGGGCTACCGCGGCGACGGCGATGGCGGCGACCGCGAGGAGGGCGATCGTCCGTCGGGAGACCATGTTCGGTGCTCCGATCTGCCGGCTGAAATAGGTGGGTCGTTCGGCGCTGCGTCCGCGGCGTCGAGCCGCCCCGCCGACGCTACTCTAACCGCCGTTCGCGCCACTCGAGTAGCTGTTCGCGGTCCCGCGTCTCCTCGGGGAGCTCGTCGAACCAGCGCGCCTCCGAGATCTCGCCGTCGGGGTCGTCGGCCTCGAGGTCTGTCGACCGCGCCCGCGCCTCGTAGATCGGTAGCACACCCCACGTCTCGCGGCCGTCGCAGTGGAAGACGGCGCGGCCGAGGATGCCTAGCCCCTCGTAGTCGGCGTCGACGCCGGCCTCCTCGCGGAGTTCGCGCCGGGCGGCCGCGCGGAAGGAGTCGTCGCCGTCGACCTCGCCGCCGGGGAGCACCCACATGCCGACGTCGTCGTGGTAGACGAGCAGGAGCTCGCCGGAGGGTCGGTAGACGACAGTGTGAGCCCCGTAGGGGAGGCCGTTGTCGCGGACGCGCTCGGCGACGGTCCGGAAGCGGGGGCGAGGCACGGAGCGGTGGCGCGTGAACTCCACGTAGTCCTCGTGACTGTCGGCCAGCTCGTGATAGGTCCGCTCGGCCGCCTGGCTCGCCACGTCGCCGAGGTACCACAGGTCGTCGACGGCCGTCATCGTCCCGGGAGCGGGGGCCACACCAGTTCGGTCCGCTGTCCGCAGGTCATGCGCTCGGATACGGGCGGTACCGCCATAAGTGTTCGAGGCGGCTGCTCCGAGGTCGCAGCGAGACGGGGCTCGGAGGACGAACGCAGTGAGTCCTCCGGCGTCTCCGCGAACGCAGTGAGCGGAGGCTCGACAGACGAGCCACGCGAGTCTGTCGGCGTGAATCAGTCCCTTTTTGCGGACCCCACCTGTAGCGCCCGGTATGGCATTCGAAGAGGACGACACGGTCATCCTGCACGACGAACACAGCGAACACGACGGCGAGGAGGGCACGATCACTCAGATCGTCGAGACGATGTTCGGCGACGAGAACTACACCGTCTCCTTCGAGGACGGACAGGTCGCCGGCGTCCCCGAGGACAACCTCGAACTCGCGGAGGAGTAACGCACCGATGCCGTCGGTCCCGTTCCACTACGTCGAGCTCCGCGCGTTCGCCTACGCCACCGAGGACGAGAAGCGCGTGGTCGAGGCGCTGGAGACGTTCCTCCCGGAGGAGGCGGAGCTGGAGCGGGTCGAGTCCGAGGGCCACTACGGGGACCGCATCGTCGTCCTGTCGGCCCGCGTCGAGAACGCCGACGACGTCCGACACGTCCTCTCGCAGGTCGCGGGGATGGAGGAGATCGACGCCGTCTACGACGAACTCGACGACCGGGTCGACGACAACTGCTCCTTTTTCCTGACGTTCGACAAGCAGGCCGCCTTCGAGGGCGAGGTGCGCCGCGGCGACGGAATCACGCTGCGGGCCAAGGTCGAGGCGTACCCGGCCAAGCGCGAGAACGCCCTCGAGAACGCCCGCGAGGCGCTGGACGCGCTGTGATGTACGAGGCCGTCCACGTCGCGCCGGAGGGCGATGCGACGGCGGCCCGCACTGCGCTGACCGCCGCCGAGTACGGGTTCGACGGGATCGTCGTGCGCAACCACGGCGACAGCCCGCCCGACTACGACCCCGACGCCGTCGCCGAGGAGTACGGGATCGACGTCGTGCCCGGCGTGGAGGTGCGGGCCGACGACCCCTCCAGCGCCAGCGGGTTCGTCGGCTCGCACCGCTCCGAGAAGACCCTCGTCGCGGTCCACGGCGGCTCGGCCGCGATGAACCGCTTCGCCGTCGAGCAGCCCGCCGTGGACGTCCTGGCCCACCCGATGGCCGGCGACGGCGACTTCGACGCCGCGATGGCGAAGGCCGCCGTCGAGAACGGCGTCCGGGTGGAACTGTCCCTGCGCGCGGCGCTGCGCTGCTCGGGCGGGCGGCGCGTCCGCCGGCTCCAGGACCTCCGCAAGCTCCGGGAGCTGGTCGACCACTACGACGTGCCCTACGTCGTCAGCGCCGATCCGTGGAGCCACCTCGAACTACGTGCCCCCCGGGAGCTCCGGGCGGTCGGCGAGGCCGTCGGCCTCGACGGAGACCGGATCGAGCGAGGCCTCGAAGAGTGGGGGACTCTGGCCGAACGCAACCGCCGCCGCCAGTCGGACGACTTCGTCGAGCCGGGCGTCTGGATCGACGACGGGGAGTAGCAGTCGGTCCCGACGGCGCGTCGGGGCGCGGCGGTGGACGCCGCGAGGGCCGACGAGCGTAGCAGCCGTTCGCCGAACCCGTCGGTCGTTCGACCGGACGTGTCGGCCGTTCTATCGATACGAAGAGCCACCGACAGCACCCGCATCCGGCGTCCGAAGTCCGTTCGCTCTTTTTTACCGAATTTAACGACAGTAACCTTATAGTGAATGAACACGTCGTCTCGCGCATGGGGATGGACGATACCGGCTTCGACGCGGTGGTGATGGCCGCCCTGGCGGGGGTCCTGGGCGGCACGTACGTCGTCGGCGCGAGCGTGGCGATGATGGCGGACAGTACGGAAAGCGCCCTCCTGCTGGGTGGTTCGGTCGGGGTCACGACGGTCGTCGGCGTCCTGTTGCTGACGACCGCCGGCACGCTCCTGGCCGGCCAGCGCTGGGCCAGGTACCTCGCCGTCCTGGCCTTCGTTCCGGTGGTCGCCTTCGGCTACCCGAGGCCGGGGGCCGTCGAGGCGATTCCCGTCTTCCAGACGGTGGTCGCGGTCCTGTCCGTGCTGTACCTGACGTTCCGGAACCCGGTCCGCGGGGGCGACCGGTCGAACGTCGACGACTCGGAGAGCGCCGCGAAGGTCGGGTCGACGATCCGGTAGCGCAACCGGGACGCACTTGGCGGGCCCGTCCCAACGGGGCCACATGAAGAAGTCCCTCGAGGAGCACGCCGAGCGCTTCTCCGAGCACGCCGCCGACTACGACGAGAGCCAGGACTCGCCGGAGTACCGGGCCGCCGCCGACCTCGTGGTCGGGCACGCCGACGCCGGATCCGGGGAGACGGTGCTCGACCTCGGGACGGGGACCGGCGCCATCGCCCTCCCCCTGGCCGAGTCCGCCGGGCGGGTGATCGGCCGGGACATCAGCGAGGGGATGCTCGATCGGGCGCGCGAGAAGGCCGCCGAGCGCGGCGTCGAGAACGTCGCCTTCGGCGAGGGCCGGTTCCGCGACCCGAACGTCCACGAAGACGCCGACGTGGACGTCGTCACCTCGAACTTCGCGATGCATCACCTGGGGGACGACGAGAAGCGCGAGGCGATCGCCCAGATCGCCGCGCTGGAACCGCGCCGGTTCGTCCTCGGCGACGTGCTGTTCTTCGGCGAACCGGACCCCGACGACCCCTTCTACAGCCCCGAGGTCGACGACCCGGCCACCGTCGGCGTGCTGGCCGACGCCTTCACCGACGCCGGCTTCGCCGTGACGGCCGTCGAGAGGGTCTCCGATCAGGTGGGCGTCCTCGTCGGCGACCGGATCGAGGACCGCCCGGGAATCGAGGACCCGGAGGGCGAGCCGTGACGTCGCTCCCCAAACACCTCCGGCCGCGCTGGCGCTACCTCGGCGTCGCCATCGAGTCGGACCCGGCGGCCGGCCTGACGCGACGGGACTTCCAGCGGGCGGTGTGGTACGCCGGACAGAACCTGCTGGGCGACGCGGCCGCCGCCGACCTCGATCTGACCGTCCTCGGCTTCGAGTTCGCGGACGGCGCCGGCCACGCGGTGGTCCGTACCCGGCGCGACGAGGTCGACCGCGCCAGGGCGGCGCTGGCCTGCGTCTCAGAGGTCGACGGCCGCGACGTCGGCCTGTTCGTGCGGGGCGTGAGCGGCACCGTACGGGCGTGTGAAGAAAAGTATATACCCGACGCACCGGAACGGACGGACCAGAGACAGGTCGCGTTCGCGGGCGCCGAGCGACGCGCCGCCGTGCGCGGCGAACGCGTCGATCCCCTCGAGGACGGCCCCGGCGCGACGGAACTCGATCTCAACTAACGATGCAGGGACAGAACCAGCAACAGGCGTACGACCGCGGCATCACCATCTTCTCGCCGGACGGCCGGCTCTACCAGGTCGAGTACGCGCGGGAAGCAGTCAAGCGCGGGACGGCCAGCATCGGCGTCCGGACGGCCGGCGGCGTCGTCCTCGTCGTCGACAAGCGGATCCGCTCGCCCCTGATGGAGCGCTCGTCGGTCGAGAAGATCCACAAGGCCGACGACCACGTCGGCATCGCGAGTGCCGGTCACGTCGCCGACGCGCGTCAGCTGATCGACTTCGCCCGCCGCCAGGCGCAGATCAACCAGCTCCGGTACGGCGAGCCCATCGGCGTCGAGACGCTCACCAAGTCCGTCACCGACCACATCCAGCAGTACACCCAGGTCGGCGGCGCGCGCCCGTTCGGCGTCGCGCTGATCATCGCCGGCATCGCCGACGGGGAGCCGCGCCTCTACGAGACCGACCCCTCCGGCACGCCCTACGAGTGGAAGGCCCTGGCCGTCGGCGCCGACCGCGGCGACATCCGGCAGTACCTCGAGGACAACTACGAGGAGGAGATGGACCTCGCGGCCGGCGTCGGGCTGGCGCTGTCGGCGCTTGCCTCCGTCAACGAGGGCGGCCTCGCCCCCGAGGGCGTCGGCGTCGCGACCGTCGACGTCGAGACCGAGCAGTTCCAGGAGCTCACCGACGAGGAGAAACGGGAGCACCTCGAGGAGAACGACCTGCTGGACGAGGGCGACGCGAACCCCGGCGAGGACGCCGAGCCCGCCGAGGACGCCGACGCGGACGAGGAGAGCGGCAGCGGCGACGAGAGCGAGGAGTAATCGCGCCGCGTCCCGTCCCGGGCCGTCGTGGAAACACCTTTTATCCGCGCCCAAGTAGCCACCTCCATGATATCACTCGACGAGGCCGTCACGGCGCGGCTCGAATCGCACGGCCAGCGGTTCGAGGTGCTGATCGATCCGGACGCGGCGCTGGCCATCAAGCGGGGGGAGTTCGACGGGGAGCTGGAGGACGTCATCGCGGCGGAGGACGTCTTCGAGAACGCCGACCGCGGCGACCGGCCGCCCGAGGACGCCCTCGAGGAGGTCTTCGGGACGACCGAGCCCATCGAGGTCATCCCCGACGTGGTCAGGGACGGCGAGATTCAGATCACCGCCGACCAGCGCCGCGAGATGCAGGAGCAGAAGCACAGACAGCTCGTCCAGCGCATCACGCGCAACGCGGTCAACCCCCAGATGGACGACGCGCCCCATCCCCCGGAGCGGATCGAGTCCGCACTGGAGGAGACGGACTTCCGGGTGGATCCGATGGAGCCCGTCGAGAACCAGGTCGACGAGGCGCTGGAGGCGCTGCGGCCGGTCATCCCCATCCGCTTCGACGAGGTGACCGTCGCCGTGCAGGTGCCCGCCG of the Halomicrobium salinisoli genome contains:
- a CDS encoding RNase P subunit p30 family protein, whose protein sequence is MYEAVHVAPEGDATAARTALTAAEYGFDGIVVRNHGDSPPDYDPDAVAEEYGIDVVPGVEVRADDPSSASGFVGSHRSEKTLVAVHGGSAAMNRFAVEQPAVDVLAHPMAGDGDFDAAMAKAAVENGVRVELSLRAALRCSGGRRVRRLQDLRKLRELVDHYDVPYVVSADPWSHLELRAPRELRAVGEAVGLDGDRIERGLEEWGTLAERNRRRQSDDFVEPGVWIDDGE
- a CDS encoding PQQ-binding-like beta-propeller repeat protein gives rise to the protein MPSTRRAFLAAGAALAGVVGSAAAGGASGDGRRASAAQSPSSRGTAPFGLDPAGTRSDPDASGPRSGVEVAWTYDAPDWFLGTARPVLAGGVLYAVGNGLLALGRETGERRFGTPGPYRSGPALTGAEAYRTATLAVTAGRGVYGLDAGGGIGLPFVGDAVAAERWADARPTGGGELDFSFGPEGDPSPPVAADGTVYAPIPGTNALAALDASDGRERWRVVHHEDERVSGPFNRPAIRDGTVYGTAWPHQVFAVRADDGEVEWHREVDEQMVMPPAATEAGVVVQTREGVSLLDAEDGEPIWDRTLEANVTGSAPAVADGIVFAASEIESLYALDLETGETLWSVPFDGESSPVVADGVVYAVRSSFELVALDAATGERLFDYRPTEVPLSAPTVADGRLYAANRTRVLALTEP
- a CDS encoding Rpp14/Pop5 family protein, coding for MTSLPKHLRPRWRYLGVAIESDPAAGLTRRDFQRAVWYAGQNLLGDAAAADLDLTVLGFEFADGAGHAVVRTRRDEVDRARAALACVSEVDGRDVGLFVRGVSGTVRACEEKYIPDAPERTDQRQVAFAGAERRAAVRGERVDPLEDGPGATELDLN
- a CDS encoding NUDIX hydrolase; translated protein: MTAVDDLWYLGDVASQAAERTYHELADSHEDYVEFTRHRSVPRPRFRTVAERVRDNGLPYGAHTVVYRPSGELLLVYHDDVGMWVLPGGEVDGDDSFRAAARRELREEAGVDADYEGLGILGRAVFHCDGRETWGVLPIYEARARSTDLEADDPDGEISEARWFDELPEETRDREQLLEWRERRLE
- a CDS encoding ribosome assembly factor SBDS, which codes for MISLDEAVTARLESHGQRFEVLIDPDAALAIKRGEFDGELEDVIAAEDVFENADRGDRPPEDALEEVFGTTEPIEVIPDVVRDGEIQITADQRREMQEQKHRQLVQRITRNAVNPQMDDAPHPPERIESALEETDFRVDPMEPVENQVDEALEALRPVIPIRFDEVTVAVQVPADYAGSAQAQIRQFGDLEREEWQSDGSWIGVITFPAGMQNDFYDLVNEHTSGEAETEIVKDEDDLNTR
- a CDS encoding class I SAM-dependent methyltransferase, yielding MKKSLEEHAERFSEHAADYDESQDSPEYRAAADLVVGHADAGSGETVLDLGTGTGAIALPLAESAGRVIGRDISEGMLDRAREKAAERGVENVAFGEGRFRDPNVHEDADVDVVTSNFAMHHLGDDEKREAIAQIAALEPRRFVLGDVLFFGEPDPDDPFYSPEVDDPATVGVLADAFTDAGFAVTAVERVSDQVGVLVGDRIEDRPGIEDPEGEP
- the psmA gene encoding archaeal proteasome endopeptidase complex subunit alpha, with the translated sequence MQGQNQQQAYDRGITIFSPDGRLYQVEYAREAVKRGTASIGVRTAGGVVLVVDKRIRSPLMERSSVEKIHKADDHVGIASAGHVADARQLIDFARRQAQINQLRYGEPIGVETLTKSVTDHIQQYTQVGGARPFGVALIIAGIADGEPRLYETDPSGTPYEWKALAVGADRGDIRQYLEDNYEEEMDLAAGVGLALSALASVNEGGLAPEGVGVATVDVETEQFQELTDEEKREHLEENDLLDEGDANPGEDAEPAEDADADEESGSGDESEE
- a CDS encoding DUF1918 domain-containing protein, producing MAFEEDDTVILHDEHSEHDGEEGTITQIVETMFGDENYTVSFEDGQVAGVPEDNLELAEE
- a CDS encoding RNA-binding protein → MPSVPFHYVELRAFAYATEDEKRVVEALETFLPEEAELERVESEGHYGDRIVVLSARVENADDVRHVLSQVAGMEEIDAVYDELDDRVDDNCSFFLTFDKQAAFEGEVRRGDGITLRAKVEAYPAKRENALENAREALDAL